TCCAGTGATTGGATCTCAGATTCGCCAAGCTGTTCAACATGGGACCAAGTTGATCGTTATCGACCCGCGCAAAATCGATCTAACCAAAAATAGCACAATGCATTTACAGGCTAAAGCAGGTACTAATGTGGCTTTGATCAACGGAATGATGAATGTAATCATACGCGAAGGGTTGGCCGATCAGGATTTCATTGCTAAACGAACTGAAGGTTACACCGCAATGCGTGAATTAGTGGCCGATTATACACCGGAAAAGGTAGCCAAGATTTGTGAAATTGAACCTGAAGAAATTATTAATGCGGCGCGGTTATACGCTAAAGCTGGCAAAGCACCAATTATCTATTGTTTAGGGGTAACTGAACACAGTACTGGTACCGAGGGTGTGATGAGTATGTCTAATTTAGCCATGCTTGTTGGTAAAATTGGTCGTCCAGGCTGTGGCGTCAATCCATTGCGTGGACAAAATAATGTTCAAGGAGCCTGTGATATGGGCTGCTCACCATTTGATTTTCCTGGTTATCAAAAAGTAGCTGATAGTAAAACAATTGCCAAATTTGAAAAGGCGTGGGCAACAAAATTAAATCCCCAAATCGGTTTAACGTCAACACAAGTTTTACCTGCAGCTACACGTGGCGAGATTAAAGGCTTATATATTTTTGGTGAAGATCCCATTGTGACTGATCCGGATACCTCGCATGTGCGTCACGCCTTAGAATCATTAGATTTCTTAGTCGTTCAAGAATTATTTATGACGGAAACTGCGGCTTACGCGGACGTGATTTTACCAGGAATTAGTTTTGCGGAAAAAGACGGGACTTTTACTAATACAGAACGGCGAATTCAACGGATTCGTAAAGCAGTTGCACCGCGTGGTGGTGCGCGTGAGGATTATAAAGTTTTTTGTGAAGTCGCAACGCGGATGGGTTATGCAATGACCTATGATTCACCGAGCCAAATTATGGCTGAGATTGCTCAAGTAGTTCCAACTTTTGCCGGGGTCAATTATAAACGTTTAGATATGTTAGGTAGTTTGCAGTGGCCTTGTCGATCATTGGATGATCCGGGAACGCCCATTATGCATGTCGGGCAATTTAGCCGTGGATGTGGTTTGTTTATGGCCATTCCATATAAACCAGCTAAAGAATTGCCGGATGCTACTTATCCATACCTAATGTCAACTGGGCGAATGTTGTACCAATATAATACTAGAGCAATGACGGGACGAACCGCAGGTATTAATAAATTAGCCAATCATTCATATATTGAAATCAATTATGAGGATGCTAATCGCTTGGGAATTAAGGATGGCGATAAAGTACAAGTTAGTTCTCGACGGGGTAAGATCCAAACTTATGCGGCGGTTGGTGATCAGGTAATGCAGAGTTCAGTCTTTATGACTTTCCATTTTCCTGACGGTAACGTTAACGAAATCACCAATCCAGTATTTGATGATATTGCGATTATCCCTGAATATAAAGTGTGTGCAGTGGCAATTGAGCCAGTGAAATGAATGGGGAAAGGAGCGGGTTCATGATTGAACTAGAACAGGCGATTGCATTAGTTACAGGAGCATTATCACCACAAATTGATAGTGAATTGGTTCCTTTAGCACAAGCTAGTGGCCGTGTGACTGCCTGCGCCCTTAAAGCGCCCTTAGCGGTGCCAAACTTTGTTCGTTCAGCGATGGATGGGTACGCTGTCTACGCTACTGATGTTGTTCGGGCAAGTCCAGAGCAACCAAGACGATTAACTGTTTTAGGGACGATCTATGCCGGTGATCACATGAGCTATACACCACGAATGGGTACGGCAGTCCGAGTTATGACCGGTGCAGCAATTCCACCGGGTTATGATGCAGTGGTTAAACAAGAATTAACTGATCAGGGACAAGCTGTTGTACAAATTTATCAACCAATCAAGGCTGGGAAAAATCTGATGCCAATTGGTGAGGATATTATCAGTGGACAAGTCGTATTTGAACCGTATACTTACTTGAATGGTGATAGTGTTGGTATATTAGCTAGCTTAGGTTATACGACAGTCCCAGTACTACAGCGTTTACGTGTTGGTTTGATTGCAACTGGCAATGAATTAGTTATCCCCGGACAGCCACTAGCACCGAATCAGATCTATAACAGCACAATTTATTCTTTAGCGGCGTATATTGAGCGTACTGGTGGTCAAGTCGTACTACAAACGATTTGTCAGGATAATCCAGCCGAATTAATGGCGTTATTGACGCAAAACAAACAAAAAGCTGATTTGTTTATTAC
This is a stretch of genomic DNA from Loigolactobacillus coryniformis subsp. coryniformis KCTC 3167 = DSM 20001. It encodes these proteins:
- the glp gene encoding gephyrin-like molybdotransferase Glp yields the protein MIELEQAIALVTGALSPQIDSELVPLAQASGRVTACALKAPLAVPNFVRSAMDGYAVYATDVVRASPEQPRRLTVLGTIYAGDHMSYTPRMGTAVRVMTGAAIPPGYDAVVKQELTDQGQAVVQIYQPIKAGKNLMPIGEDIISGQVVFEPYTYLNGDSVGILASLGYTTVPVLQRLRVGLIATGNELVIPGQPLAPNQIYNSTIYSLAAYIERTGGQVVLQTICQDNPAELMALLTQNKQKADLFITTGGISVGAKDFIPATLTANGGQPLFHFVNLRPGTPIFAANWQHKLILSLSGNPFAAMVNFHLFYWPLLVRFQRNEHFNLKKQTARLVAGKMPATSMRRFVRAKLTGTEVVIDKKGHYASVLHNMIDNNCLIEQIKGKSLQVGDQVTVYSWPD
- the fdhF gene encoding formate dehydrogenase subunit alpha; protein product: METKTATVMLTIDGQTVTVPEGTTLLKAAAMNGIEIPTLCHLKELAPDGSCRMCMVEVEGGRKGGLVTACSAHVHEGMVIHTQNKKVRDSRRFVLDLLLSNHKLDCFKCPSNGDCKLQDYSLEYGMLETSFHGQRQPGNQQDTTNPFFDYDPEKCIMCRRCSRVCQLRQGRDVISIAKRGFDTKMMPAYGEDWDQSICESCGNCVSVCPTGALASKDQQKFRKWATTKIRTTCPHCGTGCQVDLLVKNNVIVGAEPADGPANRNLLCVKGKFASYKFVASGDRLTTPLIKRQGQFVPASWDEALTLIADKFTALKQNYGGNSLAGFSCSRSTNEDNYVFQKMVRTAFGSNNVDNCARVCHSATVHGLAHTLGSGAMTNTIADITTDVDVILLIGSNTTEAHPVIGSQIRQAVQHGTKLIVIDPRKIDLTKNSTMHLQAKAGTNVALINGMMNVIIREGLADQDFIAKRTEGYTAMRELVADYTPEKVAKICEIEPEEIINAARLYAKAGKAPIIYCLGVTEHSTGTEGVMSMSNLAMLVGKIGRPGCGVNPLRGQNNVQGACDMGCSPFDFPGYQKVADSKTIAKFEKAWATKLNPQIGLTSTQVLPAATRGEIKGLYIFGEDPIVTDPDTSHVRHALESLDFLVVQELFMTETAAYADVILPGISFAEKDGTFTNTERRIQRIRKAVAPRGGAREDYKVFCEVATRMGYAMTYDSPSQIMAEIAQVVPTFAGVNYKRLDMLGSLQWPCRSLDDPGTPIMHVGQFSRGCGLFMAIPYKPAKELPDATYPYLMSTGRMLYQYNTRAMTGRTAGINKLANHSYIEINYEDANRLGIKDGDKVQVSSRRGKIQTYAAVGDQVMQSSVFMTFHFPDGNVNEITNPVFDDIAIIPEYKVCAVAIEPVK